The DNA segment ATATTAAagttcagattaaaaaaaaataataattttctgaaatactttgaaataaaatcccATATCACACTAAGTTtctattctttttctctttaaatgaaCAAGAGAAgtgttttcaaaaagcaagttctgaatttcagaattGTAGTTACAATTCTTCTggcaatacatttttatatttagtaGAATAAGTAATACATTTCATGTGAATAACtcacaaatatttaatacatGCTATTGAAAACCTGTAATGTAATCAATGTAATAGTTTTTGAtaagataattttgttttcttatcaTAAAGAAAGTggtgggagggaaagaaatacaCTAATCTGTATACAACTACATGGAGACACCAACTGAGGAAGAATCATAGGGTCCTATCTAACTAGGTGTTAACCAAGTttccaaaagcacagaaacaggagGAGTTAGAGAGACAAAAAGTGCTGAAGCTCCTCCAAGTCAGTGTTCCCAGCCCAGGGAAAGTTCTCTAGTTTTGGTTCCTTTTCCCtcaattatttttgctgttaatgCAATAGTTAACGCAGCAGCCACAAGGGACAAGACCCAGCCAGGATTTCTACATGGGTTCTCCAACCACCCAGCTACCAACCTTGATTCCTACCTTCTCTCTTGAAGTTTATAGGTCTTGAAGGTATACATGTACCTGGTTACAAGGTACCCCAccttcaggcagcagcacagtttgAGTATTCTTCCAGAGCATAtaacacagcacagctgctagGATGATCTAAAAATCAAGACTTCTACTCCCTGCACCGTAAGTATTGTGGAAAAAATCCATGTCACCATCTTAGCTACCAGTATCTTAACACAAACCAGTCAAAGCACCTATATCCACAGTAGTAATTTTACAAATTGGATTCCAGCTTTACAATGGTGCCTACTTTTAATGCAGAGATTAGAGCTATGTAAGATACAGCACTAATAGCGCACGTAGCACTACCTTATATGAGAtgctgaaacttttttttcttaaaagtattttctatgaACTGGTGTGGTGAGTCCAGTGCTCAGTTTAAATTAGCTATGTTGAATGctaatccattttttttaaaccctccCTTGTTGAACTATGTGCTTAAAATTAACACTATACTCCACtcttaaaaccagaaatcttAACTTTTAACAAtatccactttaaaaaaaagaggaaagaaacccACCCCAAACTGGCTCACAGTTACTAAAAAGTGTTCTAAGAGTTGAAAACCTGACCTGTTAACTGTACTGAGTATGTTAAGTCTGACGTAGAAAGTTCAGCTATCCTAGAGCTGGGATGGAGTATGAATCAGTAAAACACTGACCAAAATACCCAAACACTCCTCAAAGGGACACAGAAACTGACAGAACGGCTGGATAAATATCTAAAAGCATAGTCCTAATTGATACTGTTGGAAAGATAATGAACAACATATTCAGTGAAATTCAGACCCACAttaagaagcagcagcacactgtcTTACATAGCGTTATACAGAAAAGTTACCTTCAAAATGCAACCAACAAAATGGGATGAAACTGTAACTTTGCTGGAGACCAAGTTTTTTCTAAACTTGGAGAAAAGTCCATCAGCCACAACAGTTAGGGGTGCATGAAGTTCCtgcagcatgaagaaaaaaataaagacattttcaattttccttcagaacagTGGAAAACTTCTCCCAGGCTCTCACTTTCAATTGTACATTAGATGTTCCACAAAACAATAAACATATAAGATGATCACGGACCATATTTATAAGATATACAGTGGTTTTTGCCTTCCTCATTCACACTTCATTTCCTCTAAAAATTGATCTAACAGTATACTCCAGCTTTTACAGACATGCATTCAGATAACATAGTTATAGGGACCATGTAGAAACTTgtatataaaaaaccccaaaaaagtgAAGCAATTGCTCCCTTCAGCCTGTAATgctcttcagggaaaaaaaaaaaaaaagcaagcaaagaagaaattttatattaaagaaacaTGCATAAgcaactaaacaaaaccaaactgaagtctaacaaactgaaatgcagtaaGCATACAAGGTCTGCTTTAAAAGACCAAGCAGTGAACTCTGAGCAGCTCCTAGTATACTTAGGAAGTATAAGAACACATAATGCATATagacaaaatacaaaacaagatCTGAGTAAACTGATCAGGTTCAGCCTGAATGTATGCataaatttctaatttttaacaCTTATATTGTTCTCTAACATAAGCAAATTACTCCAGTTactaaaatatacttttaagCATTTCACTGTTATGGCAATATGACAACATTATTATactaaaaagcattttgaggGAGATGTTACCTTCTACCTATAGCTTTCTCAATATATCTCAGAACATTCAGTGATTTCACTGCACACGACTATAGATTTATATTGAGCATTAGTCCTTGGCCTTCCAATAATCTCATACACTTGGCACaagcgaaaaaaaaaaagtttttcttttaagctttcAGGATGTACtaacaaggcaaaaaaagcaggCTGTGTTTCATTAGTACTCCTGAAAAATGTAATACTACTGGATGGAAGCGTCTGGGGAGCCAGTATGTGAATGGGTTCCTCCATGAGCAGTTCTCTCCTGCACAGGAATGGACTCGGTCACTTGTCTCACACAATCCTGACATCCTTTGCCATGTGATGggaaatcaggaaaaatcaGATGACAGTAGAGCTGAGTAACATAATACACGTTCATGGTGTCTGAGCTTGTGGAAGTGAGCTCATGAAAACTCTTTCCTACAGATTATGGTCTCAGATGATTGCAAACTCTAATTACTCCTGCAATTAGAGCAAAGCCACCTGCCCATATGGGTTCCCTTGTGTCTATGATCCGAGCATTCATGCTACAATTTTTCCACAGTCAACATACTAAGACCGTTACTCTATTCAGTTGCTTGGTTTTGATAAATTTTCTACATTGACTTTTAGCATACTGGGTAATTTGAACCTCATTTAAGACAATAAAAATCTCAACGGTAACGTGGTGGACAACAGGGatggagagaacagaaaaacagagacacAACATTGATCAGCCTCCTTTCTTTATCAAAGCAGGCTAAGAAATGTAAACaggctttgctttggttttggtttgggtttttttcccccctaagTAGCTTCCCAGCAGCTAAAAGTCACAGATAGCAAAACACAgttcagaagaaatttttactgGAAATTTCTTACGCTAGATTTCTAAAATCAAAGGAGACCTAAGCTAGCAAATGAAACAGCTCTTTCCAGCTACAGAACTTCAGCATTCAGAGCAAAACATGAAGTTGTTTATCACCTTTATACAGATAGGAAACTCAAAGCCTTAAGAACAACATCCACGCTCTTAGGAAAGATGCAGGCTAAAACACTTGTCACACTACTGCTGGTCAAGTCAGTCACACTTAAAATTACAACAACAACATCCATAAATGTGTAAAGCCTAAAAACAAATCTCAAAGCAGAGTAAGTACTATCCCCCACCAccctccaaacaaaacaaccagcCGTCTACATTGCTGGATGGTAAAGCAAATTAcattcagggggaaaaaaaaaagaccacagaTCACATCCCTCACCCCCAGACTTCCTCCTCTCCAAATTCCCTGTCTTTCCATCACCCACGTGTGATTCAATGGCTTGTTCTACTAGAGTGGATTTCCTGATAtagttttattcattttacatGATACATGAGGCAGACCAAGAAACAGGACTTGGAACTCCCTCTTCTTCCAGCTACCTGAAGAAGGATCAAGGATGTTGTTTCCACTCAGCTCTCCTAGAGCTTCCTACTTAACAGCACTTTGCCATCACGTGGGCTGAAGTGCCATTTGCCTGAAGAGCTACAACCAGCTAGTTCTCCTACTTCTTGGGcaagtactttttaaaaggcTCTCTTACTTATGGTTTTATACCGCCATTCCCATTTCTAAATGACCTAAAGATGAGAGATTTTGTTAGTAATGCTCAGAAAAGGATCTTCTAACCACTTGGGAACTTCCTCAGTCTTTTatggaaggcagcagagcatAGGCGGAAGATTCCCATCTTCCCCATCAGAGCACATCTGAGCACACTGGCTACATAACTTtaggcagcaaaaaaaatttaaagtaacAAAGGAGATTACAAATTTGGCTTTTCTAGAGAATAGGCAGTACATCCAGAACTTCAGCACATTGGTTCTACTGAGACTGGTCTTCCCCAAACTTTTTACTGTAAGTTCACACAGTTCCATAGCATTTAGCCAGCAGTTTATCACTAGCTGAGGCCAGGAACACGAATCAAATCAGTCACACATTTAGAACAGGCCAGAACTGTCTTTCTGTGATCCAAGAAATGACTGGACAGAGCTACCTCTATAAATAGGCACCTATTTTCTTATGTTCAGACACCTCAGTTAATGGTGGAAGTATACGTGGAAATGTAGACCATTACATGCAGGCAAAGCACAAAATACATTGGTTTTTTCCATCAGTAACTCTCAAAAGATTTTACACTCCAGACATATGAAcattaaaataagcaatgaACTCCATTCTccagaaacactgaaagcagaagctgaaccAGAAATTACAATAAGAATCCCCATATGCTAGGACTGTATCCACTAGAATGCAGTCTCCTTTCATTAAAGCTTTCACTTTCTTGGTAACTGCACTATTTCTGTACCAGTGAACTGgaacagacatttaaaaagattatttatatgtatatatatatatatatatatgtatgaacCAACCCTTGATTTTCTCAATAGTTAGCAAAGATTGTAACAGAAAACTGTCCTACCTTAGTGTCTCCAGTTTCTTTGTCCTTGTACTGAACACCCACAACACAGTCATCTTCCTCAAGCAATTGTAACACGGTCCCCTCTATgaattttgcactgaaataaaattgagGGGTTAGAACAGAATGGAAGATGATTAATGATACCAACATTTCAAGGCACTtgacacagaaggaaaaccagatttTCACTAATTTTGTCTCTGCTGACACTGTTTGTTTAGATTTTACAAAGATGTGCTCTGGACCACTTTCAGAAGCCACATTAAACATCAAAAAGTGCTCATCACGAATTTCAGTTCAGCACTGCCATTTGGTGTGATACCTGAGAATATTCTAAAACTGTAGCGCTTATCCTAAACACCCTACCACTTTGCAGAATCCCCAGTTATGCTTCAGGTGCTCCACGGCCACATGAGAGATGCAAAGAGCAGTTTGACATGGTCAGAAATAAGCGGCTGACCGAGTCATCCCTGCTAAATGGTGGCAAATGCTGACAGTGCAGTTGAGACCTAACTCCAAGCAGAACTCAGGAGCAAGATCTGAAGCAGCACTTCAACATGTACACTAGATAAAAGTGAGGTACCCAACTCTCCGAATAGTCCAGAATAATCTAACCTGATTAGGACACAGATATTCAGCTTTTGACCTCAGgacacactttttctttttgggggtTCACAAATTAAATCCCTGTAATCTTATATCCTTTATTGGATCTGAGCTGTTAGACCTCATCCCAGCATTTCAGACTTAGCAGCTTGAAACGGACACTCTCTCTCCCTCACACATACTTCTGTATCCAGATGGAATTCCACAGCTTGGGAGAAATGAGTCCATTTGAGAGTACAACAGCTTGGTATTTTAGGTTCTCAGAGGGAACATGAGCAATCGATTTCATGTCTTTTCTACATGTCAGTGAGCACAGAAATTTCAGAGCAGATTGTGACTGGCTTAATTTGCCAGGCAATAGGCAGGTTGGCTGTATCAAAGTATCTATGGTTTTTATGTGTGAACACATGGACGGAAACTTCAACAGCAAGGGAGTGCAGCAGCATGTCAGGTTAACAGCAGGTGAACCAGAGTTCGAATAGGATCCAGAGCTTTAAACTTCTTTTATAGCTGTCATTTCAGCTACATAAgtgctcatttctttttctggtttcacCCACCGTAAGAATAATTAACTAGTATACCCTAcctgttttctctgcaaaattacttttctgaaataagttCATATTGCCTAGTAGTTATAAAGAGGATATCTTAACCAGTAGTAATTATCCCCTATATTTTCACGAGCTCTGAGATAAAAAACAAAGCCTCATGGTACTGTTAAAGAGTTCTTGACCTCTCCCGCACCTTAATTTAACATGTTTTCaatgctaaaattaaaatggaaagcaagcacacacaaaatgaaactgtgTGGATACAAAGGGAAAGAACTGAACTCAAGTCACATGAACATTAGCTTTTGTAAGTTTCTGCTTCAAAGACTGTGTACAGCTGCTGGAGTTTTCCCTGAAAGTTGAGCAAACAGGTGCCCAAGTTTCACCGAGCTTGAAACCTCAACAAGACTGCTTTAGCTTTTATAGCTAGTAAACACAGTGGCTATTAATTTTAACTGTAGTACAAAGCTGCTATCTTTCAGTGCTACTTTTAGTAATTCATATGATATAACAGATATGATaggagaaagaaatttcagaataaagaCACGTAAGGTAGAAAGATGATAGCATCAAGTTTCCTTTGTAAGCATTATttaggggggggaaaaaaagacaacacaaaaaacACCTCACAGAAAACAGCACCTAGAATCTATTCTGTTTCAATAAAAGTTTTTATCTCATATCTtgtataaaagaaagaaatcagttaaagagaaaatacgaactaatatttatttcatcagAAGAGAAGGCATCTTCCAAgattctgaaaaacagatgttAGTAACTGGAAAGAGGTACTTCCATTCAGTGCTCCCTTCTAGTTATTTGGCTTGACTTCTTGTcatcagaaaaagcagaatatgcAAATGTAAAAGCAGCCTGATTTCTGGCATCACATATAACATCAGTGGAAGAAATACACATCCCTGCTCATCACAGGAGGCTTTgactagatgacttttaaaggtcccttccaacccaaaccattctacaatTCTAAGAAATGATACCAGATCTGTCACTTGTTTCTTGACCAAAGAAGTTCTACACATTGCTCACTGAGAAGAGGTCTCTTCTTCTGGTAAAGTACAAAACCCAAGAATCAGCAGAAGAGAATCACCCCTTAACCCCTGAACTGTTCTCTCACATGGATGAACCAGTACCTTGCCTAATATTTGAAGCCTATATTCCCAAagtttaaagattaattttcccAAAGGGTAACATTTGATGTACATGCAAGTCATTAATAGAAAACAGAACGTGTAACTACAGCTGTTACTTTCTCTCAGTCTTGTTTATTGCAGCCCTCTTGTGTTGGGAAAGAGTGAAATAGTTAAGGGATCTCACAGATGCTGGGAACAGTGCTTCTGAGCCTCTGGATCCCAGCTGCATTGCTCACAAGGTGACTCACTTGGGCTCTGCCATAGCTGCCCTTCGGAGACCCATGATGAACTGGCCATGATGAAAAGATCTTCCACTGGCCACGTGGCCATCTTCAGATGTTGGATAAGGAATTTCAACCTCCGACTTGCTCTCTAGGTCATGAATTATGTAACCATTTACTATTTGTGAATCAATACCTTCTACTGTATCTGCAAAATATAAGCCAATAGATgagtttttaaaagtctttaagaAAGCTTAGTTAAGTATTCTTTTACACAGAGTCCAGTTTTCTTAATCAAAACACACATGTTGAAGGATATTTTCAAAATGGCAGACTAGACATACACAAGCAGTTTTCGTTCAAATATTAAGCACAGACAATGTCTTTCTTCGTTTTCCCTGTAGGCATGCATTGTATAAAAACATAACTGAGCGTACTAACTGTTGTGTTATAGATTTATTGACAATTTGAAATGCACTCACCTTCAAGACCCAAGTCTCCAAGGGCTTTAAAACCTCCAGGCTGCAACAATTCTCCAACTATCCTGTCAGGTTCTTTCAGATCCCTCTCTATTACAGTCACCTTTCTTCCATCCCTTGAGAGCACCGTGGCCAAAGAAGAACCAAGGACACCTGATCCCACAATGATAATTTCTGGATCGTATTGGTGTGATAATATTGTATTTGGAGCTGTCTCTGTCAGATATACATCTGAGAAGTTTACTTCTCTTTTAcccttcagaaaacaaagcaaacaaagttACATGTGCTGATGTATCTGTACCATAACCCTGTCAGAGCACTGACTTTGGACTAGTTCTACTTTGACCCAGGGGACTGAGCGCGTATCAGTAGCTGGAGAGTGTTTTCCCGTTTAGTTTTGTCCAAAATTGAATCAGTCGTACTCTACAATGcaagaaaaccacaaagaacaaagaaaaatcaacatccccccaaaataaaaacaagatacttgcttttttttgcccTGCTGATCAAAGACAAACCACTAACATAGTCTCAGAGAGACTGAAAGTAAAGTTCCTATAAAATGCAGTAAGCCAAGGCTGTCCCATATTCTTGGTCTAGAAAGTAACAAAACAATGCCTTCATGCCAGTGAGCCACTACTACCCGAAGGCTTTAGCAGTTTGCAATGAAAAAGTTATCAGATTCactggaaaatgtatttctctttaattttacTGTAAGGGAACCTACCTACCGAAATAGCATCTTATGATAATACTCAGCATGAAAAAGTGTCAACAGAAGCTGCTACCTGGGAAACGTTTTAAAGAAGTGTCCTGAAATTAAAACTCATCAGACAGTCAAAAGTATAGGTAAAATTACCATTCGCCTACATTTAAAACTGTTAAGAATTGACATACATCAGATTACGTATCAGTTAACATATAAACTGGTACCTGAAGACTAGTTGTGTTACAGTACCTTCCCAACAGCATCTAATCACATACACCTGAAAAAAACGTTGTAAGGCCAATTCCAGTGCAAACCTTGAAGTCATTTCTCTAGCTGGTAGAATAGAGTCCAATTTACTCTTTCACAAATGCCTCAGTGCTGACGGGGGTAAAAACACGATTACATCAGTGAAACAAATGCCCAGAACAACACTGGCACCAGAATTTCTAGTGGCATTGTGTCATGCTTGTATCTACAACACAGCAAGGGAGTGCAAAACTATCTGAATTCAGATATTACAAGAAATGGGGGTAAAGGCAGACTTtaccaggaaaaacaaaataaaaatccagagCCTTTGACCTGCAGCCAAAAAGTTTGAAGTTCTTTTGCACAAGGGGTCAGCGCTCAGCTGAAAATGCTCAGAACTACACAAGAAAGTAGCCAGACAGTACCAGCCCACAGATGTACTGAATATGCATTTCTATTTGTAGTCTTAGATGGCAGGATGCCAGCTCAGCTCTAGCCACGAACTACAGCTCTCCTCTCTCACAGCAAGTCTCACACTGAGCTCAGCGGAACAGACTATCTGAGCTCTGGTCCTGTAGCTATTGTACAAGCAATAGTTTAGCAATAATTTCCAAATAACTGTACCTGCCGTTGTCTAGACAAATGTGTTTTCTCCACAAGTATTAGGAAGCTGATCACAGAGCCACAGAACggcagaggctgggaaggacctttggaggtcacctggtccaaaGCCCCCTGTTCAAGCAGGGCCACAGCAGATTGGCCTGGACCAtgtccagctgggttttgaataCCTGCAAGGATGGAGGccctaccacctctctgggcaacgTATTTCAGTGCTCAGCCAccctcagtaaaaaaaaatgtttcctgatgttcagagcaaacctcctgtgtttcagactgtgcccactgcctcttgtcATGTCACTGGACATTACTGAGAACCTGactccatcctctttgcaacttcccttcaggtatttatatacattgatgagaccctcctgagccttctcctctccaggctgaacagtcacagctctctcagcctttcctcataggagagatgctccagtccttcACCTCTACAACAGGCTGGCAACTGAAGGTATTTTCCTGCTAGTATAATAATCCTTCACCGAAAATGTTTCTTCACTTATATTTGATTTGACTCTACAAAACACCTGGTCTATCACTTAAGTAagtttcactgtttcttttgccATCCAAAACTAACACAATGACAAATCAGACATCCAGCATCTAAAAACAAATTCTCTCCAACCCCTTCTTAGCTGCTTTCCCGAAGCTGGACAGAGGGTCAGTGGCCTGAGGGCACAGCAGGACACTGCACCCTATGTGCCACGTCTGAATTGAACCTACCTTTCTGGATTTGGGCTGTTCAACTTGTTGAGATCCTGGGGTGGGTTTGGCCCAGAAGAAGCCAACAAGCGGTAAAGCTGAGAGAACATCAGAGAGCATCCCCAGGTGGGCTttgcgctgctgctgctgctgctgctgcttgggccCCCTGAAGTGGTACCTGTAGGACAGCAGCAAGCCGAGGGAGAAGAACACTAACGCAGAGAGCAGCACCTCCTTATTGGCGTAAGTCATCAGGTCTCCGCACTTTTTATACACGTAGATGAAGGAGGCGATACCCAGAAAGGTCCACATCGTGAGGGGACTGGTCACTGGTCCCGGCTGCTTCCTCCAAAACTGTCCCGTCGACAAGCGCTGCCCAAAATGCGGTTTTGTGCGGGGTGTGAGAAATGTCCGTATAGGAATGCAAAGCCTTCCTGTGCgatgggagggagggagatcCCGATGAAAAAACAAGATGCTCCACAGAACCCCGTAGAGGACCGAGCCCCACCTCGCTGGGCTGCCACAGGAGCCCAGAGAGCAGTTCCAaaaccaccccccaaaaaataaaatcaatataaaaCGTCTTAAAAATCACCAGCTCCGCACAGCGCCTTACGGAGACGCGCGACGACTCCCACCACACGCGACGGCTGCGGAGCCGGCGCCCGTCCCCGCCGCGGGCGGGAGTCTCCTTCCCCACCGCCTCCCGAGCTCACTCCTCCGCCGTGCCCAGCCCCGTCTCGGCTGCCGGGACGGATGGATGCGGCCGAGCCTCCACGCCGGGGGAGTGAGGCGGCGGCGCTGCGAGGGGGCCGCCCCAGCCGCCCGTGACGCACCCGGGCGGGCGGCTCAAGGCTCACGCCCCGGGGGGGGCGCGGCTGATGCGCTACCTGTCGTGTCAGGGCCCCTCGCAGCCGCCTCACGGAGGAAGGGAGGACGCGACGCTGCTgctaatgctgctgctgccgccgctgtctcctcctcttcttctccctctaACCCCTCAGCCCGGTTTCCCGCCTGGCTGCCAGGTATACCCGTGCCCGGTGCCTCCCGGCGAGCACACCCCGACCGCAcggaggcgggcgggcgggccggccGCCGGGCAGGCGGGACTATGCTAATGAGAAACTGCCTCCGCCTCCTTGTAGGTACCGCGCGCCCCGTGCCTCAGCGGCTTCTGGCCAATCGGCGGTGCTATGCCGAGATGGCGCTATGGCCAGACAACCAATCCGAGCGGGAGGTAGGAGGGGCTAGCGTCCGCCGGGCTCCTAGGGCGATGTGACGACGCGTGGAtgggcggggcgggagcgccGGGGTTGCCATGGTTACGGGAtgaggggctgctgctgtgctgccgctgccgctgctgtgctgctgctgccgccgcggCGgacccggccccgccgctcccccgtTCCCGCGCGGCTGCCGAGCGGGGCCTACGCATGCGCGTGGCGAGGCGCGGGCGGGGGACGGCCGGCACCCGGCGGGGTGGCAGCGGCGGGCACCGCCGTCTCCCGCGCTCGGTTCGGCACCTGGCCGGCAGCGGGGGACGGGGAACTAAGGGCGAACAGCTCAAAGGACGCGGGGGCGGCAGCGTTGGTTCCCGCGCTGCTCAGTCCTGAGGGACCGCACCGTCCTGCAGCCTGAAGAGATTTTGAAACGTTTTCTAAGAGAAAAGGTGTCAGGGTGCGGCTgcggaggggcaggggctggctggcagcccctCAGCCGCAAACCGGGCCCAGAAATGCAAAATCCGTGGGAGAAGTGGGGGTAAGGTGAAAGATAAGAAAGACCCCCTGTGCCCCAGCTTTGTGAGCGGGAAGGGGAATTTGGAGATTTGCTCCTGGGGTTATTTGTGTGGCTggacagaacaaaaataagctttatCTTTCACATTGAGCTTCTCAGGGGCACACACCAGTGGTCCTCCCTTTTCTCTGTGAGAGGGACCTTTCCTGGGCTACGTACTTGCACAGCACAACAACATTGAACATGTCTCTCTATCGCAGTATAACAATCCTTAAAAATAGTGAAGCCATGAAAATGTCAGGACCCCACTCCAGGCAGTAAAAAAACCTAGTAAAAGAATGAGCAAAACCTGTCACATGCAAATGGAGTGAAAGGAGACAAGATCCATGCAGTGGTAAAATAGCGCCTTttgaagaggagagaaaatgttTAGTAGTTTCTCATGCAGTAAAAAGACTGCAAACAATTTGGTAGACTCGAATACAGGCAAAAACAGGAACTAGTAAGAAAAGGGGCTTTGGTTCATTCATCAGGTCAATCAGTTCAGGCAGAAACGAAAGATCCTGTGAGCTGAAAGATCAAGCACAGGTTTTTCTATATGGTGAAGACACAGGTCTCATCAACAATAATGATTATCCCCTCAATAACGAAATGAGTGCAGCAGAGGCATGCGTAATCATAGGAATCTACCTGTAAAAACG comes from the Falco rusticolus isolate bFalRus1 chromosome 3, bFalRus1.pri, whole genome shotgun sequence genome and includes:
- the SQLE gene encoding squalene monooxygenase encodes the protein MWTFLGIASFIYVYKKCGDLMTYANKEVLLSALVFFSLGLLLSYRYHFRGPKQQQQQQQRKAHLGMLSDVLSALPLVGFFWAKPTPGSQQVEQPKSRKGKREVNFSDVYLTETAPNTILSHQYDPEIIIVGSGVLGSSLATVLSRDGRKVTVIERDLKEPDRIVGELLQPGGFKALGDLGLEDTVEGIDSQIVNGYIIHDLESKSEVEIPYPTSEDGHVASGRSFHHGQFIMGLRRAAMAEPNAKFIEGTVLQLLEEDDCVVGVQYKDKETGDTKELHAPLTVVADGLFSKFRKNLVSSKVTVSSHFVGCILKDASQFKANYAELVLAKTSPVLIYRISSTETRVLVDIRGEMPKNLKEYMIETIHPQLPDHLKEPFLIAVQNDRLRTMPASFLPPSAVNKKGVLLLGDAYNIRHPLTGGGMSVILNDVKIWRSLLQDIPDLYEDSDILKAKRTFYWSRKKSHSFVVNILAQALYELFAATDDSLHQLKKACFHYFRLGGECVSGPVGLLSVLSPKPMVLIGHFFAVALYAVYFCFKSESWITIPRAFVSSGVILYRSCSIIFPLIYSEMKYLVY